GGTTCCTGCCAGTGTCTTTTCCTGTTGCTTCAATAGATAAGCGGCTCCGAGGATGACCGCCGTGTGGAAGTCATGACCGCAAGCATGCATTTTCCCTGGGATTATCGATGCGTACGGCAAGCCTGTTTCCTCTTGAACCGGCAATGCATCCATATCTGCGCGCAGTGCGATGATCGGCCCTATATTGTTCACGCCTATTTCTGCCACTACGCCTGTTTGCAGCGGGAGATCGATGATACGAATATCCGCTTCCTCCAGCCATTCACGAATCGCGCGAGTGGTTTCGAACTCTTCGTAGGCAACCTCGGGATATTGATGCAACTGTCTGCGTATTGCAATCAGCTTTGACTCTAATTCGGTTGATCGTAATGCCTTTATGCCTGTTCCCACTACGCTATCTCCTTTCTGTCAATTGCTTGTCTCGGACCCGGAACCGATTGAGCGGCTTTTTCAAATGCAGATGATCTCGTAGCGTATCCCCCTCGTAATCTAGGCGATAAAGCCCTCTTTCTTGCAAAATCGGAATGACCTTGTCGACAAACACATCCAAGCCCTGCGGGAGAATCGGAGCAATGAACATGAATCCATCTGCCGCCCCTTGGGCAAACCATTTTCCCATCGTGTCTGCGATTTGTTCAGGGGTTCCGATCCATTCCCGGTTGCTTCCTCCTTCGAGCAACGCATACAACTGGCGCAAGGTCGGATTCTTTTGGCGGATCAGCTCTGTCATCCATTCAAAATGACTCTGGATGCCATTTTCTTCTGGAAAAATGACTTCTGCAGCTGGCGTATCCAGTGAGTACGTGCTGAAATCGACTTTACCCAAATAACCCGACAAAAATCGCAAGCCTTGCTCAGGCAGCAATAAGTCATGCAACTGCTCATAAATCGCCTCTGCCTCTTCCTTCGTATCCGCAATGATCGGGGAAATGCCTTGTAAAATGTGCAGTTCATCTGGTGTGCGGCCGTAATCAGGCAGTCTGCTTTTCAGGCTGTGATAAAACTTCTTGGCACGCTCGAAATCTTTGACGTGTGAAAAGACGACTTCTGCGGTTCGCGCTGCCAGTTGTTGTCCTGACTCCGACGCTCCCGCTTGCACGATGACGGGCTGTCCTTGCTTGGACCTGCCGATATTCAGCGGTCCTTGCACGGTGTAATGATGCCCTTTGTAATGGAGTCTGTGCATTTTTTCCGGATCAAAAAACACACCTGTCGCTTTGTCTTGCACAAATGCGTCGTCTTCCCACGAATCCCACAAGCCCTGCACGACATCGATGAATTCTTCTGCTTGCACGTAGCGCTGATCGTGTGGAACATGGGATGTACGGCTGAAGTTGCGCCCCGTTTCTCCTGTTGCATCACCTGTTGTGACCATATTCCAGCCTGCGCGACCATTACTGATATGGTCAACAGAAGCGAACAGCCGAGCCAGATTGTAAGGCTCGTGGTACGTGGTAGATGCTGTCGCGACGAGACCGATTTTGGACGTAGCACCAGCTAGAGCTGCCAATAACGTGATTGGTTCAAAGCGATTGAGAATATTCGGATGCGAAGCTTCATTGACTGCCAAGCTATCTGCAATAAAAGCGATGTCAAACTTCCCGCGCTCTGCCGTCTGGGCCAGTTGCTTGTAATATTCGATGTCGATACTTGCATTTCTTTTCGCTGTCGGCAACCGCCATGACGCTACATGTATGCCCGTACCAACTAAATAAGCGGATAAGTGAATTTGTCGCTTTCCCATCAGCTATTCTCCCATTCGTTCATGTTATGGTTTACTCTTAAACGCTTGTTTAAAATCAGCTAATTCTTCGATAGTTCCTTGTGTCGGGATGTAGTTTCCTTTATACGTCTCCGTGATAAAATCAGAAACGGCTTTGGATTGATAGATTGCCACCAGCCTTTTTACGTCCTCCCTATTTGCCTTTTCTTTTGTCGTCGCAATCACGTTGATGTATGGCTTCGCCGTTTTGCTTTCGTGAAACACAGCGTCTTTTAATAGAAAACCAGCCTCTACTGCTACACCGTTATTAATAATGGAGGCCGCTACATCCTTCATAACGCGAGGAGTCGTTGCGCCATCGACGGGGATAATTTCTAAATGTTTGGGATTCGCCTTGATCTTATCCGCCCCGCCAAATCCATCGAAATTGTCTACGACTTGAATCAGTCCGGCCTCTTGGAGCAGCAGCAACGCACGTCCCCAGTTGGAGTCATCGTTCGGGACGGCAATCTTTGCCCCGTCCGGTATTTCTTCGATTTTTCTAAACGTATCAGAGTAGATTCCGAGGGGTGCAATGATCGTGGAACCAACGGGCACGATTTGCGAATTGTTTTTCGAATTGAATTGGTCTAAAAAAGCCACGTGCTGAAAGGCATTGGCGTCGATTTCCCCATCGAGCAGGACGGTATTCGGATTGACATTCGCGTTGAATGGAACCAATTCAATTTGTAGTCCTTCTTTCTCCGCCTGCTCCTTCACGAAGTCCCATGTACGACTTTCCGACCCGCGAATGCCGATTGTAAGCCCCGTCTGTTCTTCTGTTTTTCCGCAACCTCCTGCGAACATGGCAATCAAGGCGCATAGTAGGGTAAGCGCTACTTTTTTCATCGATGGTTCTCTCCTGTCTCCTTCTGTTGCCTTAGTTCCGGCGTATTTTACGTGCCAGCACGTTGCCGAATGATTGAATCCCTTGGACAAGCACGACGAGGATGACGACGGTCGCAACAATTGTCACGGTGCTGAACCGCTGATACCCGTATGTAATTGCCAAGTCTCCAATCCCTCCGCCACCAATTGCACCAGCCATGGCTGTGGCTCCGATTAAGCCGATAGTAGCTGTCGTGATGCTGAGAATAATCGACCCGAGTGTTTCCGGGATGAGAAAGCGAAAAATGATCTGCAAGGGCGTTGCTCCCATTGCTTCCGCGGCTTCGATGATCCCTGCGTTTACTTCTAGTAAGGAGTTTTCCACCAAGCGAGCCATGTAAGGCCCACTGTAGATGACGAGCGGCACAATCGCCGCTGTCGTGCCGATGGAGGTCCCGACAATCAGCCTTGTCAACGGGATGATCGCCACCAGCAAAATGATAAATGGAACTGAGCGAAGGACATTGATGATCGGATTCAAGATCGAAAAAATCAACGGGTTCTCTAAAATGTGGCCCTTGCGCGTGACCACGAGCAAAATGCCGAGCGGAAGGCCTATCAATGTCGCAAACACGAGCGATACGCTCACCATGTAAATCGTTTCGTATACGGCTCGGATGACTTGGTCGGATGTGACTTCCATCGTTAGGAAATCTCCTTTACCGTGACGTTTTGTTGCAGGATGTATTGGTACGCGCGTGAAATTTCCCATTCGCTGCCTTGCAATTCGACTATCAAGTTGCCAAATGGCACTCCTTGCAGCTCTGTGATGTTTCCGGATAGGACATTGACGTCACTGGCAAAACGCTTCGCTACTTGCGAGAGCATCGGTTGACCAGAGCTTTCCCCGATAAAACGAATATGAAGGATCTTGGATCTTCCTTGGTTCGCTTCCAAAAGCTTGTAAACGCTGACTGGGACGTCGTCACGTACCACGGATTTGACAAAATGACGTGCCGTCTCTGTCTGCGGATTCGCAAATACATCCAAGACATTTCCTTGTTCCACGACAGCGCCTTGCTCCATGACGGCAACACGGTTGCAAACCTCCTTGATGACATTCATTTCATGGGTAATCATCAGAATCGTGACGTTGTATTCCTCGTTCACCCTTGTGAGCAATTCCAGAATGGACGCGGTCGTTTGCGGGTCTAATGCCGAGGTTGCTTCGTCGCTCAGCAAAATGGACGGGTTAGTCGCCAGTGCACGTGCGATCCCGACGCGCTGCTTTTGTCCGCCGGATAGCTGATTGGGATAGCTCTTCGCTTTTTCTGTTAATCCCACAAATGACAGGAGCTCGGCTACGCGTTCCTGAATTTCCTTTTGCGAAGTGGTTCCGAGCCGTAGCGGCATGGCTACATTGTCAAAAACGGTCTTCGTGGAGAGCAGATTGAACTGCTGAAAGATCATGCCGATGTTTTTCTTCAGGCTCCGCAAATGTTGGACCGACAATACAGACAAATCATTCCCGTCGACAATCACTCTTCCAAATGTCGGCTGCTCCAATCGATTGACCGTGCGCAGCAACGTGCTTTTGCCAGCGCCGCTTAAGCCGATCACCCCGAATATGTC
The window above is part of the Brevibacillus antibioticus genome. Proteins encoded here:
- a CDS encoding LLM class flavin-dependent oxidoreductase, whose amino-acid sequence is MGKRQIHLSAYLVGTGIHVASWRLPTAKRNASIDIEYYKQLAQTAERGKFDIAFIADSLAVNEASHPNILNRFEPITLLAALAGATSKIGLVATASTTYHEPYNLARLFASVDHISNGRAGWNMVTTGDATGETGRNFSRTSHVPHDQRYVQAEEFIDVVQGLWDSWEDDAFVQDKATGVFFDPEKMHRLHYKGHHYTVQGPLNIGRSKQGQPVIVQAGASESGQQLAARTAEVVFSHVKDFERAKKFYHSLKSRLPDYGRTPDELHILQGISPIIADTKEEAEAIYEQLHDLLLPEQGLRFLSGYLGKVDFSTYSLDTPAAEVIFPEENGIQSHFEWMTELIRQKNPTLRQLYALLEGGSNREWIGTPEQIADTMGKWFAQGAADGFMFIAPILPQGLDVFVDKVIPILQERGLYRLDYEGDTLRDHLHLKKPLNRFRVRDKQLTERR
- a CDS encoding MetQ/NlpA family ABC transporter substrate-binding protein; this encodes MKKVALTLLCALIAMFAGGCGKTEEQTGLTIGIRGSESRTWDFVKEQAEKEGLQIELVPFNANVNPNTVLLDGEIDANAFQHVAFLDQFNSKNNSQIVPVGSTIIAPLGIYSDTFRKIEEIPDGAKIAVPNDDSNWGRALLLLQEAGLIQVVDNFDGFGGADKIKANPKHLEIIPVDGATTPRVMKDVAASIINNGVAVEAGFLLKDAVFHESKTAKPYINVIATTKEKANREDVKRLVAIYQSKAVSDFITETYKGNYIPTQGTIEELADFKQAFKSKP
- a CDS encoding methionine ABC transporter permease, giving the protein MEVTSDQVIRAVYETIYMVSVSLVFATLIGLPLGILLVVTRKGHILENPLIFSILNPIINVLRSVPFIILLVAIIPLTRLIVGTSIGTTAAIVPLVIYSGPYMARLVENSLLEVNAGIIEAAEAMGATPLQIIFRFLIPETLGSIILSITTATIGLIGATAMAGAIGGGGIGDLAITYGYQRFSTVTIVATVVILVVLVQGIQSFGNVLARKIRRN
- a CDS encoding methionine ABC transporter ATP-binding protein, with protein sequence MIEFHEVHKSYESGGATIEALKGVTLNVHKGDIFGVIGLSGAGKSTLLRTVNRLEQPTFGRVIVDGNDLSVLSVQHLRSLKKNIGMIFQQFNLLSTKTVFDNVAMPLRLGTTSQKEIQERVAELLSFVGLTEKAKSYPNQLSGGQKQRVGIARALATNPSILLSDEATSALDPQTTASILELLTRVNEEYNVTILMITHEMNVIKEVCNRVAVMEQGAVVEQGNVLDVFANPQTETARHFVKSVVRDDVPVSVYKLLEANQGRSKILHIRFIGESSGQPMLSQVAKRFASDVNVLSGNITELQGVPFGNLIVELQGSEWEISRAYQYILQQNVTVKEIS